TCGGCCAGGTGCAGATGACCGTTGCCGAGTCCGGCCACGGTTTCGTGCGTACCGCGCTGGAGGAGCCCGGTCAGTCGGTGCAGCCCGGGACCGACCTGGCGTGGCTCGCCGACGGGTACGCCACGGTGACGGCGGTCCGCGCCGTCACCGAGGTGTCCGACGTGAACCTGTCCGGCCTCGACGGCGACTGACGGTCAGCCGCCGGGAAGGACCTCGGGGGTGGCGGTGGCGCCGGCGTAGTACGGCTCCGGCGCGCCGAAGAGACCGAGCAGCCCGGTCACCCAGAGCTGTCGGTGCACGAACCGGCTGGGTTCGGTGACGATCAGCTTCACGCCGCTGACCTCAGCCGTCTGGAAACCGGCGACCATCGCGCTGATGCCCACCGAGTCGATGAAGGTGACCAGCCGCATGTTGAGCTCGATCCGGGCCGGCCGCCCCTTGGCCAGCACTTCGGCGATGGCCTCTTTCACCTCGTACGCGGTGTCGACGTCGATCTCGCCCCGAGGGGCGATCTCGATGACACCACCGGGCCGAACCGTCTGCAGGATCGACAGGCTCACGCGAGCACCTCCACTCGCCCGTACGACGGGCGCCTCATCAGTACGCGGGCCGCGACCGAGAGTATTCCTCCGACGGCCTCGGTCGCCACCCCTCGGGATGAGCAATTCGCGGACATCGGCATGTCAAATCACCCATATCCGAACTTATACGTCCTATCACTCGGTGCGAACCGGGGCTCGCACCGACGAACCAGGGTAGCGGGCCGAGGCTCGCCCGTCCGATATCCGGCACCCCGGCGTGCCCCCGCATCCGGCGGCCTGACCTGCGACCGTCCGGTGCCGGTGGCGGAGTGTGCCTAGCATCACCGGTGACGACCACGACGAAGGGACGACGGATGCTTCGTAGGCTCGCCGGTCTGGCCGGCGTCAGCGCGCTGCTCGCCCTCCTGCTCGCCTGCGGGTTCGGCGGCGGAGGCGATGACGACGATGACGATGACGACGACTTCGCCCGCGCGGCGGTCGTCGCGGTGGTGTCCCCGAGCTGATCCGCACCGTCCGGGCGCGCCGACCGTGAGCGGCACCGACGACGCGCACGCGGGTTTGCGGCGGTGTCCGGCGGGGCACAGCGTCGGTGGCGAACCGCCGACGTCCGAGGTCTGACCTGGCCACCGGCTTCGGCACTGTCGAGGAGGGAACCACATGTTCGGAAGCAACCTGCTGGACCGTCGCAGCAAGCCGGAGCAGATCACGGACCAGGCGTGGCAACACCTCGTCTCGGCCGGCGACAGCATCCGGGACGCCGCCCGTTCGGCCCGGCACACCTCGGCCGGCTTCGCCGACGACGCCGGTGACCTGGTCGGATCGGCCGCCGAGGAGGCGCGGCACCGGGCCAGCGTGGCCTTCGACGCGCTCGCCGGACGTCGTCCCGCGCTGCCCTGGACCCTGCTGATCGGCGCGGCCCTGGTCGGTGCCGCGATCGGCTGGGCCGCCGGCAGTGCCGCGCGGGCCGCCGGCAGCCGGGACCGGGCCACCGACGACATCGAGTTCGTCGACGTCGAGCGCCCCGACTCCCCCGCCGGTCCGCTGACCTGACGGAGATGTAAGGAAGGGTCCCCTGCTAACGCCTCGTGCATAGCAGGGGACCCTTCCTTACATCTGTGCGCGACGTCTCGCCAGAACAGCTGTGCGCGACGTCTCGCCAGAACACCTGTGCGCGGCGTCTCGCCCGACGCGGGTGAGGCCGGATCACCCGCGCCTCGACCAGGCTCGGTCCCGGCGGACCGGCACCGGTCCGCAGCCGCCACCGCGAGAGGAGCGAGGAGATGGTCGGCATCTCGACGATCCAGCGCACCGACGAGCGCATCCGGAGCGCGGTGCTCGACGAACTCGACTGGGAGCCCCGGGTCCGGCCGCACGAGATCGGGGTGACCGTCGCGGAGGGCGTGGTGACGCTGACCGGACGGGTGGACGGGTACGCCAAGAAGTGGGCGGCGGAACAGGCCGCCCACCGGGTCGCCCAGGTCCGGGCCGTCGCCAACGACCTCGCCGTGCACACGGCCACCGGTGCGGAGCGCACCGACCCGGAGATCGCCGCCGCCGTGACGCACGCCCTCCAGTGGCACGCGTTCGTGCCGGTCGAGCAGATCGACGTGACGGTCTCGCAGGGCTGGGTCACCCTGCACGGCGAGGTCGAGTGGGAGTACCAACGGCGGGCTGCCCAGCAGGCGGTCGCCGAGCTCGGCGGCGTACGCGGGGTGAGCGACGGTCTCGTCGTGCGGCCCTCGGTACGCCCCGACGGTGCCGAACTGGCCGAGCGGATCGTCGACGCGCTGGCCCGCAACCGGGCCACCGAGGCCGAACAGGTCACGGTACGCGTACACGGCGACACGGTGCTGCTGGGCGGACTGGTGCACTCGATGCCCGAGCGCGCCGAGGTCGAACGGGTCGTCTGGTCCGCTCCCGGCATCCGCGAGGTGCAGAACCACATCGCGGTGGCCCCGGTGCTGGGCTGAGCCGTCCTGCGGCAACCACCCCGGCCGGGTGACCCCGCCTCACCCGGCCGGACAGCAGACTGGCGGGTATGACCGATCGGCTGACCACGCCATTGCAGGTCACTGCGCGGCTCCGCACACCCGTCACGGAGCACGACCACGTCCGGGGCCCGGTGGACGCGCCGGTGACGATCGTCGAGTACGGCGACTTCCAGTGCCCGTTCTGCGGCACCGCCCACCGCGACCTCAAGGAGGTCCTGCGGCAGCGGCCCGACAGCGTCCGACTCGTCTACCGGCACTTCCCCATCGCCAACATCCACCCGTACGCGGAACGGGCCGCCGAGGCGGCGGAGGCCGCCGGTCGGCGCGGACGGTTCTGGGAGATGCACGACTGGCTCTACGAGCACCAGGACCAGCTCGACCCGGTGCACCTGACCCTCGGCATCGAGCAGCTCGACCTGCCGGTCGACGAGGTGGACGCGGAGATCGGGCGGCACGCCGGTGGTGACCGGATCCGGCAGGACTTCGTCGGCGCGATCCGCAGCGGCGTGGACGCCAGCCCCACCCTGTTCGTCAACGGTGACCGCCACGACGGCGACGTCGACCTGGGCACCCTCCTGACCGTGGTCGACGACGCCACCGGCTGAGGCCGGGCGGTGTCGACGGTGGCGGGTGAGCGTCCGACCCGCCACCGTCGGCTGTCCGGATCAGATGAGGCGCAGTTGGCGGGCCCGGCGTACGGCGTCCCGACGGCGGGTGGCGTCCAGCTTGCGATAGATGTTGCGCACATGCGTCTTGACGGTGTTCACCGAGACGGACAGCTCGGCCGCGATCTCCACGTTGGAGAGGATGCTCTGCAGGTACCGCAGGATGGTCAGCTCCCGCTCGGTCAACGGCTCGTCCAGTGTCGCCGACGACGCGCCGACCGGACTCCGCTCGTCCGGCACCTCGACGGCACGGACCAGGTCACTGACCGTCGGCCAGTGTGCCGTGCCGGAGTCCAGGTGAGCGACGAGCAGGTCACGCAGGCCCGGCTCGGCCCGGGTGAACGGTCGCCGGTACCCGTCCGGGCCCGCCAGGTCGAGCGCCTGCTCCACCGTCCGGCCGGCCCGCCGCCCGTCCCCGCTCCGGGCCGCGAGCACCGCGTCGAGCAGCGCGGCGTCCAGGCGTACCGGCAGGGGCCAGTCGGCCGACGACGGCGCGGACCACTCCGGCAGCAGGCGGGCGGCGGCGCGGAGGTCGCCGGCCCGCAGCTCGACCCGGGCGGCGGCCACCGCCAGCGCGGCGGCCGGCGGATCCACGTGGTCACCGGCCAGGTCCCGGGCCGTCGGCAGGTCACCCCGCGTGCCGTGCAGGTCCGCCTCGGCCGCCCGGAGCCGGACAGCCAGCTCACCGCCCCGGCCGGACCAGCGACTCCGGGCCTCCACCAGCAGCCGGTGGGCCACCGCGAGATCCCCCTCGTCGCCGCGCAGGTGGGCCCGACACCAGGCCGCCACCGTGCCGGCTGCCGCCTCCTCGCCCGCCGGTGCCGCCAGGGCCAGGTTCGCCTCGGCCTCCGCAGGCTGGTCCCGATGCAGCGCCACCAGTGCCAACGCCAGATGGGCGTAGCCGCAGTCGAGCTGCGCCGACCAGCCCCGGCAGGGCGGCAGGGCCAGCGCCGCGCGGGCCGCCTCCTCGGCCGCACGCAGCTCGCCGCGCAGCGCCGCGAGCAGCGCCCACCGGCTGGCGCAGACCAGTTCGGTGCGGGGTCGACCGGCCGTCCGGGCCGCCGCCAGCGCCGACGCGAACCCGCTCGCCGCAGCGGCCAGCTCACCGGCGTCGAGGGCGAGCAGAGCCGAGGCCGTACCGGCCACCGCCCGCACGTCGGCGTCGTCCCCGGTGCCGGCCCGTGGGTCGTCGGCGCGGACCGTCGCGCCCCCGTCCGGAGCGACGAGGGCGTGCCGCCCCGCCGTGGCCTCCACGACGGCGGGCTCCGCGACAGCGGACGTTGCGACGGGCGATGCGACAGCGGGCGATGCGGCGGCGGGGCGGGTGGCGAGCAGGCGGGCGGCGGTGGCGCGTACCGCCTCGACGTCGCCGGCCAGCCGGGCCAGGGTGAGTTCGACGGCGGCGACCAGCCGGGCGAACCGGCTGCGGCGCGGCTCCGGCAGGGCCTCGGCGTGCCCGGCGGCCAGGCGCAGGTGCTGGTGGGCCGCGTCGGAGTCGCCGTCGACGGCCCGCTGGGCGGCGCAGGCCAGCGCCAGTTCCGGGTCCCGTGACACCGCCTCCGCCGGGGGCGGCGCGGGCACCGGCCCGGTCGGGCCACCCCGGTCGTACGCCAACTCCGGCCAGCCGGTCACGAAGAGGTCGGTCGCGGTCGTCCAGTCGCCGCCCACGAGCGCGTGCCGCAGCGCGTCCGCCGGTCGGCTGTTGCCGGCATACCAGCTCGCCGCGCGCAGGTGCAGGTCACGCTGTTCCTCGGCGGGCAACCGGGCCAGTTCGCGGCGCAGCAGGTCGGCCAGGAGCGGATGGCACCTGTACCAGACCGGACGGCCACCGTCGGGGTGCAGCAGCCCGACGTCCTCGGCGAGCGCGCCGAGCCGCCCCTCCGCGTCGGTGTCGCCGGTCAGCGCCACCGCCAGCCCGGCGCAGACGGTGTCGGTGACCGCCGCGCGGCGCAGCAGGTCCCGATCCGCCGGTTCCAGCCCGGCGAGCACCTCCTCACGCAGGTAGCCGGCGACCGCCGGCTGGTCCGCGCCGAGCTGGGTGATCCACCGGTCCGGGTCCGGTTGCCCGTGCAGCGCGAGCGCCGTGATCCGCAGGGCCGCCGCCCAGCCCTCGGTACGCCCGCGCAGCCGCTCGACGGCGGCGGCCGGCACCGCCACGCCGTGCGCGGTCAGCAGGTCGGCCACCTCGTCGGCGGTGAAGGCCAGGTCACCCGGACCGATCTCGGTCAGTTCACCGGCCAGCCGCAGCCGGTGCACCGCCAGCGGCAGGCCCGCGCGCCCGGCCGCCACCACCCGCAGCCGCTGCTCGGTGTGGCGTAGCAGGAACTCCAGTCCGGCCAGGGCGGCCGGATCGGTGACGCGGTGCAGGTCGTCCAGGACCAGCACCACGGGTCGCTCCCGGGCGGCCAGGGCGGCGGCGAGCACCTCCAGCTCGTCCGGGCGCGGGGCGCGGTCGGGCACCGGCGTCGCGGCCGGGTCCCCTCCTGGGTCCGCGACCGATCGCAGCGCCGCCGCCAGGTACGACCAGAGGCGGTCGATGTCGTCGCCCGCCTCCACCGAGATCCAGGCCGGTGCCGGGGCGTCCGGGTCGGCCTCGGTCACGGCCTGCCGCCACGACGCGAGGAGCGTGGTCTTGCCCCAACCGGCGGGCGCACGGACCAGCGTGACCGGGGACGCCACCCCCTCGTCCAGCAGTCGGGCCAGCCGGGGACGCAGCACCACCGGTCTCGGCAGCACGGCAGGCGTCAGCCGCGACGCCAGCAGGGGCGGGCCGGCCGGTACGCCGACCGCCCCGGCGGTCCGTACGGTGCTGCGGTCATCCGGCATCCGGCCCACCCCCACGGACGCGTATCCCTCCCCCGGTCCTGCGGCGGGCGGTTACCCCACCGGCAGCGGTTCACCCCTTCGGGGCGAGTCGGGTTCACCTGACCCCGGGCGACCGTGGGGAGGTTCCGTCCGCCGGTCGGGCCGCCGATCCGGACGATCGGGGCGGACACGGATCCGGAGGTGCGAGTGGGACGGGTCAGGACGGTCGTCGCGGTGGCCGGCGTCCTCGGTGCGGCGGCGGCCCGTACCGCCCGGGTGGTGGTCGCGCGCCGGTGGGCCGGACGCGGCCGGGAGCCCGCCGGTGCCCGCGCCGGGCGCTGGCAGGTGGTGACGGTCGACCGCCCGGCGGAGGAGGTCCTGCCGGCACGCGGCTGGCCCGAGCCGCTGCGTCGGCTCGACGGCGCCGTCGACGTCACGCTGCGCGCCGCGCCCGGCGACCGGGGCGTCGAACTGGCCGCCCGAGCACTGCCCGACACCACCTGGCCCGGGTTCGCCGCGCACCTGGTCGGCGACGACCCGCAGCTCCTGCTGCGCCAGGCGTTGTGGCAGGTCAAGCAGCTCGTCGAGGCCGGTGAGGTGTTGCGCGCCGACCGCCGGCCCACCGACCGTCCGGCGCGCCCGCCGGGATGAGGGCGCTCTGCGTGACCTCCGGCGGGGAACTGGCCGTGCGCCAGGTCCCCGACCCGGAGCTGCGCAACGACCAGGACATGATCGTCCGGGTACGCCGCAGCGCCACCTGCGGCGCGGACCTGCCGCTGCTCGCCGGGCGGACACCCGGCCCGTCCCCCGGCGACGTACTCGGCCACGAGTTCCTCGGTGACGTGCTGGAGGTCGGTACGGCAGTCCGCCGGCACCGGGTCGGTGACCGGGTGGTGGTCTGCGCCTCGGTGGCCTGCGGCGCCTGCTGGTACTGCCGGCGTGGGCTGCCGGCGTGCTGCGACAACGGCAGCACCGAGCCGGCCGCCGGTGAGGCGGAGTGGGGGCACCCGGTGGCGGGCTGCTTCGGCCAGCCCCGGGCCGCCGGTGGCTTCGCCGGCAGCCACGCCGAGTACGTACGCGTGCCCTACGCCGACGTCGGGGCGTTCACCGTGCCGGAGTCCGTCGGCGACGACCGGGCCCTGTTCGCCTCGGACGCCGCCCCGGCCGGCTGGATGGCCGCCGACCTGGGCGCGGTCCGCCCCGGCGACGTGGTGGCCGTCTGGGGCGCCGGGGCCGTGGGGCAGTTGACCGCCCGGGCGGCCGGGTTGCTCGGCGCCGACCGGGTGGTGGTCGTCGACCGGCATCCGGGGCGGCTGCTGATGGCCCGTCAGCACACCGGCGCCCACACCCTCGACCTGCGGCACACCGACGTGCTGGCGGAACTGCGCGAACTCAGCGGCGGGCGGGGGCCGGACGTCTGCGTGGAGGCGGTCGGCGGCCCGGCCGAGGAACCCCGGTCGCTGGCGGACCGTTTCACCGGACGCCGCCGCACACCCGAGGCGCTGCGCGAGGCGGTGCACGCCTGCCGCAAGGGCGGCACCGTCTTCGTGCTCAACGGCGGCGCCCGCGTCGTCGACGCGTTCCCGACCGGCGCGGTGGTGCACAAGGGGCTCACCGTGCGCGGGGCGCGCCAGCACGGCCAGCGGTACATCCCGATGCTGCTGGACCGGATGGCCCGCGACGAGCTGCGGACCGAGCACCTGGCCACGCACCACTTCCCGCTGGAGCGGGCGGCCCAGGGGTACGCGCTCCTCCGCGACCGTCCCGACGACTGCGTACGGGCCGTGTTCACCCCGCACGAGCCGCCATCGATCGACGTCCGGCCTGGTGGATGACATCATCGCGGGATGGCTGCGGAACGGACGTACGACGTCGTGCTGTTCGGGGCGACCGGGTTCACCGGTGAGCTGACCGCGCAGTACCTGGCCCGGCACGCGCCGGCCGGACTGCGCTGGGCGATCGCCGGGCGCAACCCCGACAAACTGGCCGCCGTCCGGGACCGGCTGGTCGCGATCACGCCGGCCCTGGCGGACCTGCCACTGCTCACCGCCGACGTCACCGACCCGGCGTCGCTACGGGAGGTGGCCGCGCAGGCCCGGGTGGTGGCGAGCACCGTCGGCCCGTACGTGCACCACGGGGAACCGCTGGTGGCGGCGTGCGCGGCGGCCGGCACCGACTACCTCGACATCACCGGCGAACCCGAGTTCGTCGACCAGACGTACCTCCGGCACCACGCCGAGGCGACCCGCACCGGCGCCCGGCTGGTGCACGCCTGCGGCTTCGACTCGATCCCGCACGACCTGGGCGTCTGGTTCACCGTCAAGCAACTCCCCGCCGACGTGCCGATCACCGTCGACGGTTACGTACGGGCCGGCGGCCGGTTCTCCGCCGGCACGTACCACTCGGCGCTGACCGCCTTCTCCCGGCGGGCCGAGACGTCCCGGGCGGCCCGCGAGCGGCGGGCCGCCGAACCGCGACCCACCGACCGCCGGGTCCGCGCCGTGCCGGGCAAGCTGGCCCGGTCGCGGGACCTGCCGGTCTGGGCGGTGCCGCTGCCGACCATCGACCCGCAGGTGGTCCGCCGCTCGGCGGCGGCCCGACCCGAGTACGGTCCGGACTTCCGCTACCGGCACTTCGCGGCCGTCAAACGCCTGCCCACCGTGCTGATGGCGGGCGTCGGCCTGGGCGCGCTGGCCGGGCTGACCCGGCTGCCCCCGGCCCGGCGCTGGCTGCTCGGACGGCTCTCCTCCGGCCAGGGCCCGAGCGCCGAGCAGCGGGCCGAATCGTGGTTCCGGGTCCGTTTCGTGGGCACCGGCGGCGGCCGTCGGGTGGTCACCGAGGTGGCCGGCGGCGACCCCGGCTACGACGAGACCGCCAAGATGCTCGCCGAATCCGCCCTCTGCCTCGCCCTGGACGACCTGCCGGCCACGTCCGGCCAGGTCACGCCGGTGACCGCGATGGGCGACGCGCTGCTGACCCGACTCACCGCCGCCGGCCTCACCTTCCGCATCCTCGGGTGAGGTGAAAGGAAGGGCACCTTATTAACGCCTCGTGCATAGGAAGGGCCCCTTCCTAACATCCGAACGACCGTCGGGGGTCGGGCTTCGGTGGTCGGGAGCCGGGTTGACCCTCGACCTGGTCGAGGCGGCAGGATCTGCGGGGTGGATCGTGACCTGCGCAGCATCGGCGAGGTGGCCCGGGACAGCGGGCTGACGGTGAGTGCCCTGCGGTTCTACGACGCCGCCGGGGTCCTGGTGCCGGCGCGGGTGGACCCGGTGACCGGATATCGCCGCTACACCGACGAGCAGGTGGCCTCGGCCCGGCTCGTCGCCGGACTGCGCCGGGTGGGCCTGCCGGTCGCCGAGATCGCCCAGGCGGTACGCGCCGAACCAGCCGTCGTGCACCGGCTGCTCGACACCCAACTGCGCCGACTGGCCGACGGACTGGCCGACGCGCGCCGCGAGGTGTCCCGGATCCGGGCACTGGTGCCGCTCGACGAGTCGACGGCCGCCACCCGGCTCACCGTGGACCGTGCGGGACTCACCGCCGCCGTGGCCGCCGTCCGCTTCGCCGTCGGGACCGATCCGGACCTGCCTGCGCTCACCGGTGTCCTGTTCGACGTGACCGACACAGGCGTACGACTGGTGGCGACCGACCGGCACCGGCTGGCGGTGGCGACCGTCCACGCGGCGGTGGACGGCCCGGCGGTGCGTACGCTGCTGCCGCTGCCGGCGGTGGACGGGCTGCGCCGACTGGTGACCGACCCGGACATCGACGCGCACGAGGTACGGCTGACGGTGACCGCGTCCCGGCTGCACGCCGACGTGGCCGGGCGGGAGTTGCACGCCACGGCGCTGCCGGACGACTTCCCCGACTACCACGTGCTGCTGCCACGGGCGGGCGCGCACGGGCCGACACACCGCATCACGGTGGACGGTGAGTGGCTGGCCGGCGCGCTGCGGGCGGGCGGGCCCACGCTGACCCGCGAGTACGCCGGGGCTGCGCTGCCGGTGACCGTACTCGGGTGGGGGTCGGGCGACGGACTCCGCCTGCTCGGCCCCGACGACCTGCACCACGCCGCCGACCTGCCCGGCTCGCCCGACCTCGCCGACAGCGGCCCGGACGGCAGGGGCCCGGCCGACAGCGGCCCGGACGCTGACCGCGAGTACGCCGAACTGCGGGTCGGCGTGAACGGCGAGTACCTGCTCGACGCGCTGGACGCGGCCGGTGGCCGGCGGTTGGTGCTCGAACTGGACAGCCCGGTCACCCCGCTGGCGATCCGCCGCCCGGACGACGAGGGCGCCTTCTCCATCCTGATGCCGATCCGCCTCTGACCGAGCGCGCCCACCGGCTCCGCGCGAGCCCGCCCACCGGCGGCTGCCTCTGGCAGTGGGCCCGCGCGGACCGGACCACCGGCTCCGCGCGAGCGCGTTGCCGAGCAGGATCGGTGTGCCGGGTGCGGGAGTCGGGGCGATCCGGGCGCGGCGGTAGCATCTGGTAGTCCACCCGACTTCCGGACGGAGGCGTACGGAGCAGCATGCTCGACATGGAGTTGATCCGGAAGGATCGCGACGCGGTGGCGACCGCGCTGGCGAAGCGGCTCGAAGCCGCCGAGGTCGACCGGGCGCTGGACGACATCCAGCAGCTCGACCGGGAGCGTCGCCGGCTGATCAGTGAGATCGACGGGGAACGCCAGCGCCGCAAGGCCGAGGCCCGGGCGTACGCGCAGGCGAAGCGGGCCGGTGTCGAGCCGGAGGCGACCTCCGAGGTCGGCCGGAAGCAGATCGCCGAGTTGGAGAGCGAACTCGACGAGGTGCAGGCACGGCTGCGTACCGTGATGAGCGAACTGCCCAACCTGCCTGCCGAGGACGTGGTCCCCGGCGGCAAGGAGGCCAACCGGGTGGTGAAGACCTTCGGCGCACCCCCGGCGATCGAGAAGATCCGCGACCACGTCGAGTTGAGCCGGGCGTTGGGCCTGGTCGACCACGAGCGCGGGGTCAAGCTGGGCGGGTCGGGCTTCTGGATGTACACCGGTCTGGGCGCCCGCCTGGAGTGGGCGCTGGTCAACTGGCTGATCGAGAGCAACATCGAGGCCGGGTACGAGTTCCTGCTCCCGCCGCACCTGCTGCTGGACACTGCGGGCTTCGCCGCCGGCCAGTTCCCGAAGTTCTACGACGACGTCTACCACCTGGACAAGCAGTCCGCGCCGCGCGGGCAGTTCCTGCTGCCGACGGCGGAGACGGCGATCCTCGGCGCATACCAGGACGAGATCCTGGAGACCGCGAAGCTGCCGCTGCGGGTGTTCGCGTACACCCCCTGCTACCGCCGTGAGGCGGCGGGCTCGCACTCGGACGAGCGCGGCACCGTCCGGGGCCACCAGTTCAACAAGGTGGAGATCTTCCAGTTCACCCTGCCCGAGCAGGCCGACGCCGCGCTGGAGCAGATGGTCGCCCACGCGGAGAGCCTGGTCGAGGGGCTGGGCCTGCACTACCAGCGCAGCCTGCTGGCGGCCGGCGACTCCAGCGCCTCGATGCGCAAGACGCTGGACATCGAGGTGTGGATGCCCAGCACCGGCAAGTACAAGGAGGTCTCGTCGGTCTCCTGGGGCGGTGACTACCAGGCCCGACGGGCGGCGATCCGCTACCGCGAGCCGGGCGGCAAGCAGACCCGGTTCGTCCACACGCTGAACGGCTCGGCGCTGGCGACCAGCAGGCTGCTGCCGGCCATCCTGGAGCAGTTCCAGCAGGCCGACGGTTCGGTGCTGGTGCCCGAGGTGCTCCGCGACCGGATCGGCACCGACCGACTCACCCCGCGCTGACCGGTTCGTCGGGGGTCGCCGCGTGCGGCCCCCGTCCGGTGTCAGCCGCGTGCGGCCCCCGTCCGGTGTTAGCAGGGGACCCCTGTTCTACCGCAGGCGTTAACAAGGTGCCCTTCCTTCGCAGCAAGCCGGCTAGCAGCAACACGCCGACAGCCGCGACGAGCACCGCCGGACCTGCGCTGTCCAGCGTCGCCGCCAGCCACCGCTGGACACCGGCGGCGGCGCTCACCACCGGATCGGCGAGCGCCTCGCGCCGACCGGCGGCCAGCCGCGCCTCGTACCAGCCGTACCAGGCGACGTAGCCGCCCGCGAGCAGCAGCACCAGACCACTCACGCGAGGGGCCCAGGCACCGGCGCCCCGCAGCCGGGCCACCACCTCGCCGCGCAGCAGCGCCACGCCGAGCGCGGCCACCGCGACCACCAACCCCATCCCCAGGGCGTACGCCCCGAACAGCGCCAGCCCGCGCCCGGTCGACCCGGCCTGGAGGCTGGTCACCACGATCGCCAGGAACGGTGCGATGGCGCAGCCCAGCGAGGCGGTCGCGTACGCCATGCCGAACAGCACCATCGACGGCCAACTGCGGGTCAGCCGGGGCGCCCGGGTCAGCGGACGCAGGCTGGGCAGCCGTCGTCCGGCGAGCAGCCAGCAACCGAGCAGCAGGAGCAGCAGTCCCAGCCCGACGGTGAACCACGGCAGCCGGGGACGCAGCCAACCCGCGAACGGGGCCAGGGCCAGGCCGAAGGCGCCGAACACCAGCACGTACCCGCAGGTGAGCGCCGCGGCGGCGGTGAGTGCCCGGCCCACCGCACCCCGGGTGTCGGTGGCCCCGGCGACCAGCAGCGACAGGTACGCCGGCAGCATCGCGAAGCCGCACGGGTTGACCGCGCCGAGCATGCCCGCGGTCAGCGCGAGCAGGAGCGGCGCCTCCATCAGGCGGCCAGCGCGGTGACCCGGCGGGTGAGGTCCTCCCCGTCGAGCCACCCCTTGTGCGCGACCTTGCCCTCACGATCGATGATCACGAAGGTGCTCTGCTCGACGATTCCGAACCGCTTCCAGAGCGTGCCCTGCCGGTCCTCGATCTGCGGCATCGGGCCGAGTTCGAACTCGGTGACGAAGTCGGTCATCGCCTTGCGTTCGCCGAGCCCGGCGACGCCGATGATCGGCACGGTGTCCCGGAAGCCGGGTTCGATCTCGGCGATGGTCCACGCCTGGCTGGCGCAGGTGGCACACCAGGGCGCCCAGAACCAGAGCACCACCGGGCGACCGGCCAGGGCGGCGGCGTCGAACTGCGTACCGGCCAGGGTCTGCCCGGTGAACCGCAGGGTGTCGGGCACCGGCACCGGGGTGGTGGGACCGGGCGTCGGTCCGGCGGGCTCCGCAGACGCCGAGGCGGGTGCGGGTGCGGACTCCGGTACGGCCGCCGCCTCCTCGACCGAGCCCGCGGCACCGCAGCCGCCGGCCGCCAGCGCGGCGGCGAGCACAACGGCGACCGCACAAACGGCACGTCGCGTCTGTCGGA
Above is a window of Verrucosispora sp. NA02020 DNA encoding:
- the serS gene encoding serine--tRNA ligase, with the protein product MLDMELIRKDRDAVATALAKRLEAAEVDRALDDIQQLDRERRRLISEIDGERQRRKAEARAYAQAKRAGVEPEATSEVGRKQIAELESELDEVQARLRTVMSELPNLPAEDVVPGGKEANRVVKTFGAPPAIEKIRDHVELSRALGLVDHERGVKLGGSGFWMYTGLGARLEWALVNWLIESNIEAGYEFLLPPHLLLDTAGFAAGQFPKFYDDVYHLDKQSAPRGQFLLPTAETAILGAYQDEILETAKLPLRVFAYTPCYRREAAGSHSDERGTVRGHQFNKVEIFQFTLPEQADAALEQMVAHAESLVEGLGLHYQRSLLAAGDSSASMRKTLDIEVWMPSTGKYKEVSSVSWGGDYQARRAAIRYREPGGKQTRFVHTLNGSALATSRLLPAILEQFQQADGSVLVPEVLRDRIGTDRLTPR
- a CDS encoding MerR family transcriptional regulator, with amino-acid sequence MRSIGEVARDSGLTVSALRFYDAAGVLVPARVDPVTGYRRYTDEQVASARLVAGLRRVGLPVAEIAQAVRAEPAVVHRLLDTQLRRLADGLADARREVSRIRALVPLDESTAATRLTVDRAGLTAAVAAVRFAVGTDPDLPALTGVLFDVTDTGVRLVATDRHRLAVATVHAAVDGPAVRTLLPLPAVDGLRRLVTDPDIDAHEVRLTVTASRLHADVAGRELHATALPDDFPDYHVLLPRAGAHGPTHRITVDGEWLAGALRAGGPTLTREYAGAALPVTVLGWGSGDGLRLLGPDDLHHAADLPGSPDLADSGPDGRGPADSGPDADREYAELRVGVNGEYLLDALDAAGGRRLVLELDSPVTPLAIRRPDDEGAFSILMPIRL
- a CDS encoding redoxin domain-containing protein, with translation MRPVRQTRRAVCAVAVVLAAALAAGGCGAAGSVEEAAAVPESAPAPASASAEPAGPTPGPTTPVPVPDTLRFTGQTLAGTQFDAAALAGRPVVLWFWAPWCATCASQAWTIAEIEPGFRDTVPIIGVAGLGERKAMTDFVTEFELGPMPQIEDRQGTLWKRFGIVEQSTFVIIDREGKVAHKGWLDGEDLTRRVTALAA
- a CDS encoding cytochrome c biogenesis protein CcdA, with product MEAPLLLALTAGMLGAVNPCGFAMLPAYLSLLVAGATDTRGAVGRALTAAAALTCGYVLVFGAFGLALAPFAGWLRPRLPWFTVGLGLLLLLLGCWLLAGRRLPSLRPLTRAPRLTRSWPSMVLFGMAYATASLGCAIAPFLAIVVTSLQAGSTGRGLALFGAYALGMGLVVAVAALGVALLRGEVVARLRGAGAWAPRVSGLVLLLAGGYVAWYGWYEARLAAGRREALADPVVSAAAGVQRWLAATLDSAGPAVLVAAVGVLLLAGLLRRKGTLLTPAVEQGSPANTGRGPHAADTGRGPHAATPDEPVSAG